One segment of Micromonospora parathelypteridis DNA contains the following:
- a CDS encoding TetR/AcrR family transcriptional regulator produces MAARTDDSGPVIPPAIESAWGLRERPPKGPRPQMSVPTIVDAAVRVADADGLAAVSMSRVAKELGAATMALYRYVGSKDELLMLMVDTGYGPPPGPPPPEADWRAGLTRWAWAEHEVLRHRSWLLHVPITGPPITPQQLGWMEDGLRCLDDTTLAEGEKISVLLLITGYIRNEASLTAQVTEGSRAAGLEPGEMMPAYSRMVARLIDPARFPALHRVLTAGVLDQDDDPDDEFTFGLDRILDGIEALIHRRAA; encoded by the coding sequence GTGGCGGCGAGGACAGACGACAGCGGACCGGTGATCCCACCGGCCATCGAGAGCGCCTGGGGGCTGCGGGAACGGCCACCCAAGGGCCCCCGGCCCCAGATGAGCGTGCCCACCATCGTGGACGCCGCCGTCCGGGTGGCCGACGCCGACGGGCTGGCGGCCGTCTCGATGAGCCGGGTGGCGAAGGAGCTGGGCGCCGCCACCATGGCCCTCTACCGCTACGTCGGCTCGAAGGACGAGCTGCTGATGCTCATGGTGGACACCGGGTACGGCCCGCCGCCCGGCCCGCCCCCGCCAGAGGCCGACTGGCGTGCCGGCCTGACCCGGTGGGCCTGGGCCGAGCACGAGGTGCTGCGGCACCGGTCCTGGCTGCTGCACGTGCCGATCACCGGACCGCCGATCACCCCGCAGCAGCTCGGCTGGATGGAGGACGGGCTGCGCTGCCTCGACGACACCACCCTGGCCGAGGGCGAGAAGATTTCCGTGCTCCTACTGATCACCGGATACATCCGCAACGAGGCCTCGCTCACCGCCCAGGTCACCGAGGGCAGCCGGGCCGCCGGGCTCGAACCGGGCGAGATGATGCCCGCGTACAGCCGGATGGTGGCTCGGCTCATCGACCCGGCCCGCTTCCCGGCGCTGCACCGGGTGCTGACCGCCGGCGTACTCGACCAGGACGACGACCCGGACGACGAGTTCACCTTCGGCCTGGACCGGATCCTCGACGGCATCGAGGCCCTGATCCACCGGCGAGCGGCCTGA
- a CDS encoding glycosyltransferase, producing MRIAMISEHASPLAVLGGEDAGGQNTHVAELSAALAAAGHEVRVYTRRDALDLPVTVRSPDGYDVVHVPAGPAEPVAKDALLPHMREFSRWLIERWRGGEWVPEVIHAHFWMSGLAALTAGRQTGVPVVQTYHALGTVKRRYQGVQDTSPARRVSYERELGRSVDRIVAQCRDEVGELVRMGVPRSRMTVVPSGVNLATFAPLGPAADREPGRARILTVGRLVERKGFQTVIRAMALVPDAECVVVGGPPEGLLETDPYARRLRALAESCGVADRVHLVGAVPREEMGRWYRSADLLVAAPWYEPFGLTPLEAMACGVPVVGTAVGGIRDTVVDGTTGDLVPARDPHALATAIQGLLDDRIRRFAYAAAARERARARYSWAATAERLVEVYSEVAAVRRPARVVA from the coding sequence ATGCGGATCGCGATGATCTCGGAGCACGCCAGCCCGCTCGCCGTCCTCGGAGGGGAGGACGCCGGCGGCCAGAACACGCACGTCGCGGAGCTGTCCGCCGCGCTCGCCGCCGCTGGGCACGAGGTGCGGGTCTACACCCGCCGGGACGCCCTCGACCTGCCGGTGACCGTTCGCAGCCCGGACGGGTACGACGTGGTGCACGTACCGGCCGGCCCGGCCGAGCCGGTGGCGAAGGACGCGCTGCTGCCGCACATGCGGGAGTTCAGTCGCTGGCTGATCGAGCGCTGGCGGGGCGGGGAGTGGGTGCCCGAGGTGATCCACGCGCACTTCTGGATGAGTGGCCTGGCGGCGTTGACGGCCGGCCGACAGACCGGGGTGCCGGTGGTGCAGACGTACCACGCGTTGGGCACGGTGAAGCGCCGCTACCAGGGCGTGCAGGACACCAGCCCGGCCCGGCGGGTGTCCTACGAGCGGGAGTTGGGCCGCTCGGTGGACCGGATCGTCGCGCAGTGCCGCGACGAGGTGGGCGAGCTGGTCCGGATGGGTGTGCCCCGGTCCCGGATGACCGTCGTGCCCTCCGGAGTCAACCTCGCCACGTTCGCCCCGCTCGGGCCGGCCGCCGACCGCGAGCCGGGTCGGGCCCGGATCCTGACCGTGGGCCGGCTGGTCGAGCGCAAGGGCTTCCAGACCGTGATCCGCGCGATGGCGCTGGTTCCGGACGCCGAGTGCGTGGTGGTCGGCGGCCCGCCCGAAGGGCTGCTGGAGACCGACCCGTACGCCCGGCGGCTGCGGGCCCTCGCGGAGTCGTGCGGGGTGGCCGACCGGGTGCACCTGGTCGGCGCGGTACCCCGGGAGGAGATGGGCCGCTGGTACCGCTCGGCGGACCTGCTGGTCGCCGCACCCTGGTACGAACCGTTCGGCTTGACCCCACTGGAGGCGATGGCCTGCGGCGTGCCGGTGGTCGGCACCGCCGTCGGCGGCATCCGCGACACCGTGGTCGACGGGACGACCGGTGACCTCGTGCCGGCACGGGACCCGCACGCGCTGGCCACCGCGATCCAGGGGCTGCTCGACGACCGGATCAGGCGCTTCGCGTACGCCGCGGCGGCGCGCGAGCGGGCCCGGGCGCGGTACTCGTGGGCGGCCACCGCCGAACGGCTGGTCGAGGTCTACAGCGAGGTGGCCGCCGTGCGCCGGCCGGCCCGGGTGGTGGCCTGA
- a CDS encoding AraC-like ligand-binding domain-containing protein, producing MLHRETLDTTLLPPSERFGMWLDLVARTSAPMRVRSAHDHDFVARADFVDLGPIQLISYDYPSLEATRTPKLIRQSDPELYMLALTICGVGTSSQDGRQSEIRAGEFTFYDHSRPHDLGHHATEPEKDQATSIVMMIPHAALPLPPQRMAALYGGRMSGSEGIGALLAQFLLQVTRHPEQYHAADASRLGAVGLDLATTMLGRHLVAEDAVPTEVRRRALLAQVQAYVHRHLGDTTLSPQVVADAHHISVRSLHRLFEAEDITVASYIRDLRLTRCRRDLSDHALRNQPVQTIAARWGFSDKAHFSRVFRAAYGMSPQEHREGSSHPARIVNRAASMVNSLPAD from the coding sequence ATGCTGCACAGGGAAACCCTCGACACGACCCTCCTGCCGCCGAGCGAACGGTTCGGGATGTGGCTCGACCTGGTCGCGCGCACGTCGGCGCCGATGCGGGTCCGGTCCGCGCACGACCACGACTTCGTCGCCCGGGCCGACTTCGTCGACCTCGGCCCGATCCAGCTGATCAGTTACGACTACCCGTCGCTGGAGGCCACCCGGACCCCCAAGCTGATCCGCCAATCGGACCCGGAGCTGTACATGCTCGCCCTCACCATCTGCGGCGTCGGCACGTCCAGCCAGGACGGCCGACAGAGCGAGATCCGCGCCGGCGAGTTCACCTTCTACGACCACTCCCGGCCGCACGATCTCGGCCACCACGCCACCGAGCCGGAGAAGGACCAGGCCACCTCGATCGTCATGATGATTCCGCACGCCGCGCTGCCGCTGCCGCCACAGCGGATGGCCGCGCTCTACGGTGGCCGGATGTCCGGCAGCGAGGGGATCGGGGCGCTGCTGGCGCAGTTCCTGCTGCAGGTGACCCGGCACCCCGAGCAGTACCACGCCGCCGACGCCAGCCGGCTCGGCGCGGTCGGACTCGACCTGGCCACCACCATGCTCGGCCGACACCTGGTCGCCGAGGACGCGGTGCCCACCGAGGTCCGCCGCCGGGCGCTCCTCGCCCAGGTGCAGGCGTACGTCCACCGGCATCTCGGCGACACGACGCTCAGCCCGCAGGTCGTCGCCGACGCCCACCACATCTCGGTGCGGTCGCTGCACCGGCTGTTCGAGGCCGAGGACATCACGGTGGCGTCCTACATCCGGGATCTGCGGTTGACCCGATGCCGGCGCGATCTGTCCGACCACGCGCTGCGCAACCAGCCTGTGCAGACCATCGCGGCGCGCTGGGGCTTCTCCGACAAGGCCCACTTCAGCCGGGTGTTCCGGGCGGCGTACGGGATGAGCCCGCAGGAGCATCGCGAGGGCAGTTCGCATCCGGCGCGGATCGTCAACCGCGCGGCGTCCATGGTCAACTCGTTACCGGCAGACTGA
- a CDS encoding DNA topoisomerase IB, translating to MRLRRSDPGRPGYGRRRRGRGWLFVDPTGAPVRDPAVLARLRELVIPPAWQNVWISPYPNGHIQAIGIDAAGRKQYVYHPLWREKQDEAKFDHMLEVARRLPVLRERVGRDLDGRGLGRDRVLATVARLLDMGMFRVGSDQYAAGDDPTYGVSTLRPEHARSRGGCVVFVFPAKGGIEQVRRIEDPELCQVLVNLRRRRRRADRLFGYWDGREWRDVRSDEVNGYLRDASGGAMTAKDFRTWHATVLAATELATAGPARSVTARRKAVVAVMRAVAELLGNTPTVARASYVDPRVVDLYHDGVVASVDPRAPREEAERLVLELLEEA from the coding sequence GTGCGGTTGCGGCGTAGCGACCCGGGTCGACCGGGGTACGGACGGCGCCGGCGCGGACGGGGCTGGCTCTTCGTCGACCCGACCGGCGCCCCGGTCCGGGATCCGGCCGTCCTGGCCCGGCTGCGGGAGCTGGTCATCCCTCCGGCCTGGCAGAACGTCTGGATCTCGCCGTACCCGAACGGGCACATCCAGGCGATCGGGATCGACGCGGCCGGTCGCAAGCAGTACGTCTACCACCCGCTGTGGCGGGAGAAGCAGGACGAGGCGAAGTTCGACCACATGCTGGAGGTGGCCCGGCGGCTCCCCGTGCTGCGGGAACGGGTGGGGCGTGACCTGGACGGCCGAGGGCTGGGCCGGGACCGGGTGCTGGCCACGGTGGCCCGACTGTTGGACATGGGGATGTTCCGGGTCGGCAGCGACCAGTACGCGGCCGGCGACGACCCGACGTACGGGGTGTCCACCCTGCGTCCCGAGCATGCCCGGTCCCGGGGCGGCTGCGTGGTCTTCGTGTTTCCCGCGAAGGGCGGCATCGAGCAGGTACGCCGGATCGAGGATCCGGAGCTGTGCCAGGTGCTGGTCAATCTGCGCCGTCGCCGGCGCCGCGCGGACCGGCTGTTCGGCTACTGGGACGGCCGGGAGTGGCGTGACGTGCGCAGCGACGAGGTCAACGGTTACCTGCGCGACGCCAGCGGTGGGGCGATGACCGCCAAGGACTTCCGCACCTGGCACGCCACCGTCCTGGCCGCCACCGAGTTGGCCACCGCCGGTCCGGCCCGTTCGGTGACGGCCCGGCGTAAGGCGGTGGTCGCCGTGATGCGCGCGGTGGCCGAACTGCTGGGCAACACTCCGACGGTGGCTCGTGCGTCGTACGTGGATCCGCGGGTGGTCGACCTCTACCACGACGGAGTGGTGGCGTCGGTGGACCCGCGGGCGCCACGCGAGGAGGCGGAGCGGCTCGTCCTGGAGTTGCTGGAGGAGGCCTGA
- a CDS encoding glycosyltransferase, producing MNILLWHVHGSWTTSFVHGSHRYLIPTTPDRGPYGLGRARTYPWPDSAVEVTPEDLPGTDVDLVILQRPEEIDRAEAWLRRRPGRDVPAIYVEHNTPKGDVPNTRHPMADRDDLLIAHVTGFNQIFWDTGASRTTVVDHGIVAPAVSYSGELDRLAVVINEPVRRGRVTGTDLLPQFAEIAPLDVFGMGVAGLADHLGLPADRLTSHDDVPQDRMHAELARRRAYLHLCRWTSLGLSLIEAMAIGMPVVALATTEAVMAVPPEAGALATRTDTLLDAARRFIAEPATARQAGAAARTAARDRYGLDRFLADWDRLLEEEVCGSR from the coding sequence ATGAACATCCTGCTCTGGCACGTGCACGGCTCCTGGACCACGTCGTTCGTGCACGGCAGCCACCGCTACCTGATTCCCACCACACCCGACCGCGGCCCCTACGGCCTCGGCCGGGCCCGCACCTACCCCTGGCCGGACAGCGCGGTCGAGGTCACCCCGGAGGACCTGCCCGGCACCGACGTCGACCTGGTCATCCTGCAACGCCCCGAGGAGATCGACCGGGCCGAGGCGTGGTTGCGCCGCCGACCCGGCCGCGACGTGCCGGCCATCTACGTCGAACACAACACCCCCAAGGGCGACGTGCCCAACACGCGTCACCCGATGGCCGACCGCGACGACCTGCTCATCGCCCACGTCACCGGGTTCAACCAGATCTTCTGGGACACCGGCGCCTCCCGCACCACCGTGGTCGACCACGGCATCGTCGCCCCCGCCGTGTCCTACTCCGGCGAGCTCGACCGGCTCGCCGTGGTGATCAACGAGCCGGTACGGCGAGGCCGGGTCACCGGCACCGACCTGCTGCCCCAGTTCGCCGAGATCGCGCCGCTGGACGTGTTCGGCATGGGTGTCGCCGGCCTCGCCGACCACCTCGGGCTGCCCGCCGACCGGCTCACCAGCCACGACGACGTACCCCAGGACCGGATGCACGCCGAGCTGGCGCGGCGGCGTGCGTACCTGCACCTGTGCCGGTGGACCTCGCTCGGGCTCAGCCTCATCGAGGCGATGGCGATCGGCATGCCGGTCGTCGCGCTCGCCACCACCGAGGCGGTGATGGCGGTGCCTCCGGAGGCGGGGGCCCTCGCCACCCGAACCGACACCCTGCTCGACGCCGCCCGCCGGTTCATCGCCGAACCGGCGACCGCGCGCCAGGCCGGCGCGGCGGCGCGAACCGCCGCGCGCGACAGGTACGGCCTCGACCGTTTCCTCGCTGACTGGGACCGGCTGCTGGAGGAGGAAGTATGCGGATCGCGATGA
- a CDS encoding glycosyltransferase family 9 protein, which produces MILVLRALGVGDLVTAVPALRALRAAYPGRELALAAPAWLAPLVDLVGGVDRLVDTAGLDRPLRVGSAPQVAVNLHGRGPQSHRLLAATRPGRLLAFANLEAGCTDGPRWVADEHEVDRWCRLLSWYDIPADRTDLGLRRPGSTGLPTGATVLHPGSKIPAKRWPAERFAALARALTDRGHRVLLTGSADERTLAARVADAAGLPSDSVLAGRTDLGALAALVAHARLVVSGDTGVAHLATGYGTASVVLFGPVPPTHWGPPPDRPRHRVLWAGEGDWPRWDGVGSHPTMAALRLDEVLAAVSEVERVVRVSGAVAA; this is translated from the coding sequence GTGATCCTCGTGTTGCGCGCCCTCGGCGTCGGCGACCTGGTCACCGCGGTGCCCGCGCTGCGGGCGCTGCGGGCCGCGTACCCCGGTCGGGAGTTGGCGCTCGCCGCTCCCGCCTGGCTGGCCCCGCTGGTGGACCTGGTCGGCGGCGTCGACCGGCTGGTCGACACCGCCGGGCTGGATCGGCCCCTGCGGGTCGGCTCGGCCCCACAGGTCGCGGTCAACCTGCACGGGCGCGGCCCGCAGTCGCACCGGTTGCTCGCCGCCACCCGGCCCGGCCGGCTGCTCGCCTTCGCCAACCTGGAGGCCGGCTGCACGGACGGCCCCCGGTGGGTCGCCGACGAGCACGAGGTGGACCGGTGGTGCCGGCTGCTGTCCTGGTACGACATCCCGGCCGACCGGACCGACCTCGGCCTGCGTCGGCCCGGCTCGACCGGGCTGCCAACCGGAGCAACCGTGCTGCATCCCGGCAGCAAGATCCCCGCCAAGCGCTGGCCCGCCGAACGGTTCGCCGCGCTGGCCCGAGCGCTCACCGACCGGGGGCACCGGGTGCTGCTCACCGGCTCGGCCGACGAACGGACGCTGGCGGCCCGGGTGGCCGACGCGGCCGGCCTGCCGTCCGACTCCGTGCTGGCTGGCCGGACCGACCTCGGCGCGCTCGCCGCGCTGGTGGCCCACGCCCGGTTGGTGGTCAGCGGGGACACCGGGGTGGCCCACCTGGCCACCGGGTACGGCACCGCGTCGGTGGTCCTCTTCGGGCCGGTGCCGCCGACGCACTGGGGACCGCCACCGGACCGGCCCCGACATCGGGTGCTCTGGGCCGGCGAGGGGGACTGGCCCAGGTGGGACGGGGTCGGAAGCCACCCGACGATGGCCGCTCTACGCCTCGACGAGGTGCTGGCCGCCGTGTCCGAGGTGGAGAGGGTGGTGCGGGTCTCCGGTGCGGTTGCGGCGTAG
- a CDS encoding PfkB family carbohydrate kinase → MRGPVVVLGDTLLDRDVEGVVNRLCPDSPVPVLDETAASDRPGGAGLAAVFAAAQGAEVVLVTALADDAGGARLSALLAAAGVQVYPLALSGATPEKIRLRARGRVLLRHDRGGTSGEPGQPSDEVLRVIGSASAVLVSDYGRGVARQPALRDALAATRAPVVWDPHPRGPAAIPGVHLATPNESEVRELVPALPGASRLATASRGAQGLRRRWRAGAVAVTLGGDGALLCHAGSTPLVVPTPGSAEGDTCGAGDRFAAAASLALAQGALVSEAVQAAVAEASAYVAGGGVAAALPTPAPPVSARSEPVMRAPQSRTKGGRVSTSLVGPGGERVGVAAVAALLGEVRAAGGTVVATGGCFDLLHAGHVATLQAARQLGDCLIVCVNSDASVAGLKGPDRPVMSEGDRSRLLAALSCVDAVLVFDEPTPEAALSWVRPDIWVKGGDYATGGGDAAATLPEAEVLRRWGGNTVVVPYLDGRSTTDMIVRSIGERTR, encoded by the coding sequence GTGAGGGGACCTGTGGTGGTGCTCGGGGACACCCTGCTCGACCGGGACGTGGAAGGGGTGGTGAACCGGCTCTGCCCGGACTCGCCGGTGCCGGTTCTCGACGAGACCGCGGCCAGCGACCGACCTGGTGGTGCGGGCCTGGCGGCGGTGTTCGCCGCCGCGCAGGGCGCCGAGGTGGTGCTGGTGACCGCGCTCGCCGACGACGCCGGCGGAGCCCGACTGAGCGCGCTGCTCGCCGCCGCCGGCGTGCAGGTGTATCCGCTGGCCCTGTCCGGCGCGACGCCGGAGAAGATCCGGCTGCGGGCCCGGGGTCGGGTGCTGCTGCGCCACGACCGCGGCGGCACCTCCGGGGAGCCGGGTCAGCCCTCCGACGAGGTGCTCCGGGTGATCGGCTCGGCGTCCGCGGTGCTGGTCAGCGACTACGGCCGGGGGGTGGCCCGGCAGCCCGCGCTGCGTGACGCCCTGGCCGCCACCCGCGCGCCGGTGGTGTGGGACCCACACCCGCGCGGCCCGGCGGCGATCCCCGGCGTGCATCTGGCCACGCCGAACGAGTCGGAGGTGCGCGAGCTGGTCCCCGCTCTGCCCGGCGCCTCCCGGCTGGCCACCGCGTCGCGCGGCGCGCAGGGGCTGCGACGGCGTTGGCGGGCTGGTGCGGTCGCGGTGACGCTGGGCGGTGACGGCGCGTTGCTCTGCCACGCCGGGTCGACACCGCTGGTGGTGCCCACACCGGGCAGCGCCGAGGGGGACACCTGCGGGGCCGGCGACCGGTTCGCGGCCGCGGCCAGTCTCGCGTTGGCTCAGGGCGCGCTGGTCTCCGAGGCGGTGCAGGCGGCGGTCGCCGAGGCGTCCGCGTACGTGGCTGGTGGGGGAGTGGCGGCGGCGCTGCCCACGCCGGCGCCTCCGGTGAGCGCGAGGAGCGAGCCGGTGATGCGAGCCCCCCAGTCGCGAACGAAGGGCGGCCGAGTGTCGACGAGCCTTGTCGGCCCGGGGGGTGAACGGGTGGGAGTCGCGGCGGTTGCCGCGCTGCTCGGTGAGGTACGGGCCGCGGGCGGCACGGTGGTGGCGACCGGTGGTTGCTTCGACCTGCTGCACGCCGGGCACGTGGCGACCCTGCAGGCCGCTCGCCAGCTCGGCGACTGCCTGATCGTCTGCGTGAACTCCGACGCCAGCGTGGCCGGGCTGAAGGGGCCGGATCGGCCGGTGATGTCCGAGGGTGACCGCAGCCGGCTGCTGGCCGCGTTGAGCTGCGTCGACGCGGTTCTCGTCTTCGACGAGCCGACCCCGGAGGCGGCGCTGTCCTGGGTACGCCCGGACATCTGGGTCAAGGGCGGCGACTACGCCACCGGCGGTGGCGATGCCGCCGCCACCCTGCCGGAGGCGGAGGTCCTGCGCCGGTGGGGAGGAAACACCGTGGTGGTGCCCTACCTGGACGGTCGTTCCACCACCGACATGATCGTTCGCTCCATCGGGGAGCGGACCCGATGA
- a CDS encoding HAD-IIIA family hydrolase, with the protein MRQDQEDPYQRRSARAYAAADRAGSGSVGSPRGVLYDAVLLDRDGTLIEDVPYNGDPEKVRPVPGARAALDRLRAAGLRLAVVTNQSGLARGYFTDEQMRAVHARVEELLGRFDAWLVCPHDDADGCDCRKPAPGLVHAAARELGTTASRCVLVGDIGRDVAAALAAGAAGVLVPTPVTRPEEVAAAGWLANDLPAAVDEILRRQQAVQPATPPGEPVRTALVVRSDSAGDVLVTGPAIRAVAAGAQRVVLLCGPRGRAAADLLPGVDEIIEHPLPWIDPTPAPVDLEVMGGLTARLGAVGADQAVVFTSFHQSALPLALLLRMAGIGRIAAISDDYPGSLLDVRHRVPVGVPEPERALSLAAAAGHRLPDGDEPLLRLRRDAVAPRPAEFGDPGYVVLHPGSAASSRACPPDLAARIAGALTAAGHRVLVTGSSAERGVTAQVAAAGGTDLGGRTDLAGLAAIVADAGAVVVGNTGPAHLAAASGVPVVSLFAPTVPFGQWGPYRVPTVRLGDAATPCRDTRAASCPVSGHPCLSGIDPDEVVDALRTLAVSGGGGGR; encoded by the coding sequence GTGCGACAGGACCAGGAGGATCCGTATCAGCGCAGGTCAGCCCGGGCGTACGCCGCTGCTGACCGCGCCGGTTCCGGGTCTGTCGGGAGCCCCCGAGGAGTCCTGTACGACGCGGTGTTGCTGGACCGCGACGGCACCCTGATCGAGGACGTGCCGTACAACGGCGACCCGGAGAAGGTGCGGCCGGTGCCGGGAGCGCGGGCGGCGCTGGACCGGTTGCGGGCGGCCGGACTGCGGCTGGCGGTCGTGACGAACCAGTCGGGTCTGGCCCGCGGTTACTTCACCGACGAACAGATGAGGGCGGTGCACGCCCGCGTCGAGGAGTTGCTGGGCCGGTTCGACGCGTGGCTGGTCTGTCCGCACGACGACGCGGACGGCTGTGACTGCCGTAAGCCGGCGCCCGGCCTGGTGCACGCCGCCGCCCGGGAGCTGGGCACGACCGCGTCCAGGTGCGTCCTGGTGGGTGACATCGGCCGGGACGTTGCCGCCGCGCTGGCCGCGGGTGCTGCGGGAGTGCTGGTGCCAACCCCGGTGACCCGCCCGGAGGAGGTCGCCGCCGCCGGATGGCTCGCCAACGACCTGCCGGCGGCGGTGGACGAGATCCTGCGCCGCCAACAAGCCGTGCAGCCCGCCACCCCGCCCGGCGAACCGGTGCGGACAGCGCTGGTGGTCAGGTCGGATTCGGCGGGGGACGTGCTGGTCACCGGCCCGGCGATCCGCGCCGTCGCGGCCGGAGCGCAGCGGGTGGTGCTGTTGTGTGGGCCGCGCGGCCGCGCCGCCGCCGACCTGCTGCCCGGCGTCGACGAGATCATCGAGCACCCGCTGCCGTGGATCGATCCGACGCCGGCGCCGGTCGACCTGGAGGTCATGGGTGGCCTGACCGCACGGCTTGGCGCGGTCGGCGCGGACCAGGCGGTGGTGTTCACCTCGTTCCACCAGTCCGCCCTGCCCCTGGCGCTGCTGCTGAGGATGGCGGGGATCGGCCGGATCGCGGCGATCAGCGACGACTACCCGGGCTCGCTGCTGGACGTCCGGCACCGGGTGCCGGTGGGCGTACCCGAACCCGAACGTGCCCTCTCCCTCGCCGCCGCCGCGGGCCACCGCCTGCCCGACGGCGACGAACCTCTGCTCCGGCTGCGCCGCGACGCCGTGGCGCCGCGCCCGGCCGAATTCGGTGATCCGGGGTACGTGGTGCTGCATCCCGGCTCGGCCGCGTCGAGCCGGGCCTGCCCGCCCGATCTGGCGGCCCGGATCGCCGGGGCGCTGACCGCGGCCGGGCACCGGGTGCTGGTCACCGGCAGCTCCGCTGAGCGCGGGGTCACCGCCCAGGTCGCGGCGGCCGGCGGCACCGACCTGGGTGGCCGGACCGACCTGGCCGGGCTGGCCGCGATCGTGGCGGACGCCGGCGCGGTCGTGGTCGGCAACACCGGGCCCGCGCACCTGGCCGCCGCGTCCGGCGTGCCGGTGGTGAGTCTCTTCGCGCCGACAGTGCCGTTCGGCCAGTGGGGGCCCTACCGGGTGCCCACCGTCCGGCTCGGCGATGCCGCCACGCCCTGCCGGGACACCCGCGCAGCCAGCTGCCCGGTCTCCGGGCACCCGTGCCTCAGCGGCATCGACCCGGACGAGGTGGTCGACGCGCTGCGAACGCTCGCCGTCAGCGGTGGTGGTGGCGGCCGATGA
- a CDS encoding SDR family oxidoreductase: MTATRSGAGPTVLVTGGASGLGAAVVAAVAASGGRPIVLDRQPPADGVSWTECDLADTRAAEVATQHLAEQAGGLDAVVTAAGTDVPGRLADVPGETWDRIVAVDLLATAAVIRAALPFLLTSRGRIVTVASTLGVKAVSDATAYCAAKFGVVGFTRALAAELAGQVGVTLLIPGGMRTAFFDERDPQYKPGADAILNDPVHTAAAVMFALNQPPGCAVREMVVCAEQETSYP; the protein is encoded by the coding sequence ATGACCGCCACGCGATCCGGTGCCGGGCCGACCGTCCTGGTCACCGGAGGCGCCAGCGGGCTCGGTGCCGCCGTGGTGGCCGCGGTGGCCGCGTCCGGCGGCCGACCGATCGTGCTGGACCGGCAGCCGCCGGCCGACGGGGTGTCCTGGACCGAGTGCGACCTGGCCGACACCCGGGCGGCCGAGGTGGCCACCCAACACCTCGCCGAGCAGGCCGGCGGCCTGGACGCGGTGGTCACCGCCGCCGGCACCGACGTCCCGGGTCGCCTCGCCGACGTGCCGGGGGAGACCTGGGACCGGATCGTCGCCGTCGACCTGCTGGCCACCGCGGCGGTGATCCGTGCCGCGCTGCCGTTCCTGCTGACGTCTCGGGGCCGCATCGTCACGGTCGCCTCGACCCTGGGCGTCAAGGCGGTCAGTGACGCGACGGCGTACTGCGCGGCGAAGTTCGGCGTGGTCGGCTTCACTCGTGCCCTCGCCGCCGAGCTCGCCGGTCAGGTCGGCGTCACGCTGCTCATCCCGGGCGGGATGCGCACCGCGTTCTTCGACGAGCGTGACCCGCAGTACAAGCCGGGGGCGGACGCGATCCTCAACGATCCCGTCCACACCGCGGCCGCGGTCATGTTCGCGCTGAACCAGCCGCCCGGCTGTGCGGTGCGCGAGATGGTGGTCTGCGCCGAGCAGGAGACCTCGTACCCGTGA
- a CDS encoding D-sedoheptulose-7-phosphate isomerase: MMPAGSLLDTHLTNLAAALVPYRRCESQLARWGADLAHRLAAGGRLLVAGNGGSAAEAQHLTAELVGKLHDDRQPLSAIALHAETSALTAIANDYGYTDVYARQVRAHGRPGDVLLLLSTSGTSPNLISAAQAARDVGLTTWALTGAAPNPLAEACDDVLAVASPDTQVVQELHLVTSHLLCEYLEQELPAALAAATDPAVRHHVPAEPAPAGRLPSGPVRTGVEVVLDGGTGQQVDA, encoded by the coding sequence CTGATGCCGGCGGGCAGTCTGCTCGACACCCACCTGACGAATCTCGCCGCGGCGCTGGTGCCGTACCGGCGGTGTGAGTCGCAGCTGGCGCGCTGGGGCGCGGACCTGGCCCACCGGCTGGCCGCCGGGGGTCGCCTGCTGGTCGCCGGCAACGGCGGCAGCGCCGCCGAAGCCCAGCATCTCACCGCCGAGCTGGTCGGCAAGCTCCACGACGACCGTCAGCCGCTGTCCGCGATCGCGCTGCACGCCGAGACGAGCGCGCTCACCGCCATCGCCAACGATTACGGCTACACCGATGTCTACGCCCGTCAGGTGCGCGCACACGGTCGCCCCGGCGACGTCCTGCTGCTGCTCAGCACCAGCGGCACCAGCCCCAATCTGATCAGCGCCGCGCAGGCTGCCCGCGACGTCGGCCTGACGACCTGGGCGCTCACCGGCGCCGCCCCCAATCCCCTCGCCGAGGCCTGCGACGACGTGCTGGCCGTCGCGTCCCCCGACACCCAGGTCGTCCAGGAGCTGCACCTGGTGACCAGTCACCTGCTCTGCGAGTACCTCGAACAGGAACTGCCCGCCGCACTGGCCGCGGCCACCGACCCAGCGGTTCGCCACCACGTGCCGGCGGAGCCCGCACCGGCCGGTCGGCTCCCGTCCGGGCCGGTGCGCACCGGGGTCGAAGTGGTGCTCGACGGCGGGACCGGACAGCAGGTCGACGCGTGA